The DNA window TCTTTGTACGATGAATCATGTGCAATATGGTATGCACATGCATGCACTTTGAAGCAGGTAACTAAGCTATCTCCTGTCGTGATTTGTGGGTGACAAATGGAAGGCATCACTCGATGCATTCCACGTACGCTGGAGCTTCACATTTTGTTCTGTTTTCTCTCGATACATGCATGCATCCCCGTGATTTGAAGCAtatggcatgcatgcatgtgagggCGGCCGTAAATTCATCATGAGAATATAATTGCACCCAACCGCAGCAAATCTCATGAGAAGTCAACCccagatttcatcatcacaagtcaaCTCTTGCTGTGAAGTGAACTCCAAATCTCATCAAAAGTCAACAATCACTTTCACTTCTATATATGCACCTCTTTCTAAGACATTCCCAACACACAACTCACCGTCGTCACTCACCGGCGACAAGCAAAGTATAGAAGTCGTCGTCTCTTCCATGGCGAAACTCACCGTCACGGTCATCGTCCTGCTCACATTCCTCGCCGCCGCAGCAGCTGGCACGGTCTCCGATGCTGGTGCAACCACGACCATCCCGGCAGGTCGCCAACAAGCTGCCAGGAGGAGCCGGTTCCTGCTTGCCAATAGCGCGGTCTACAATTCGTCGCCGCTGACACCATCGTACGGCGCTTGCTCCAAGAAGTCGGCCGCCGTGTGCTTCGCTCCGGGAAGCCCGGGCCCGACGTGCTGCGGCGGGCAGTGCGTGGACACGGCAGCCAGCGCCGACCACTGCGGCCGCTGCAACAAGCTCTGCAAGCACGATCGTAGCACGTGCTGCGGCGGCCGCTGCGTCGATCTGCTCTCGGACGAGGACAACTGTGGCACATGCGGGAACCGCTGCAACAAGAAGTGCAGCAACGGCTTCTG is part of the Miscanthus floridulus cultivar M001 chromosome 9, ASM1932011v1, whole genome shotgun sequence genome and encodes:
- the LOC136483172 gene encoding protein STIG1-like encodes the protein MAKLTVTVIVLLTFLAAAAAGTVSDAGATTTIPAGRQQAARRSRFLLANSAVYNSSPLTPSYGACSKKSAAVCFAPGSPGPTCCGGQCVDTAASADHCGRCNKLCKHDRSTCCGGRCVDLLSDEDNCGTCGNRCNKKCSNGFCDYAL